The genomic region TGTAAGAGTGTATATAATCGATTGAGATACTGGGCACTAAATTGGTTAATCGTGACTTGCTGTGCCACTACTAGCGCCCGCAAGTTACCAATATGTTCAGTTTCAATCGTTGAGGCAAAGTTAAGCCCGACCCCTACCACGACACCACTTAAGCGACCGGTAACGTCCAGATAACCCTCTGTTAGAATACCTGCTAATTTTTGCCGCCGATTATAGACGTCATTGACCCATTTAAGCTGAACTTCATAATGCAACAAGGCTTGAATTGTTTCGGCAAGTGCAACGCCCGCTGCAGCTGTTTGTTGAAAGGCATTAAAACACGCAGGATCTCGAACGGGCATCAAAAGACTTAAATAAAGACCACCAATCGGCGATACAAATTGGTGGTCTCTTTGGCCGCGGCCCTGTGTTTGTTGTTGCGCTACCACAACTGACCATTGCTGATCACGCATTGGCTGTTGCAACAAATAAGCGTTGGTTGATGGTAGGACTTGCTGAACTGAGAGGGTGAGCAAATCGCGTAGTTCCGGGGAAAGTACCCGCTGTATCTGCGCCGCCTCGATTGTCATTAAGTCTATTGTAAATGAACGCCTTTGTCAACGTAGATAATGTCACCAGTCACACCGGTTGCCATATCACTGAGTAAGAACCCAGCGACATTCCCAACTTCTTCAATCGTGACTGATTGACCATCAACAGTTCGTTTTTCTGATTCTTCTAATAATGAACGGAAATCTTTAACCCCGGTCACTGCGAGTGTCTTGATGGCCCCTGCAGAAATGGCATTAACGCGAATTTGATCAGCGCCTAAATCTCGTGCTAAATAGCGAACACTAGCTTCT from Latilactobacillus sakei subsp. sakei DSM 20017 = JCM 1157 harbors:
- a CDS encoding biotin--[acetyl-CoA-carboxylase] ligase; protein product: MTIEAAQIQRVLSPELRDLLTLSVQQVLPSTNAYLLQQPMRDQQWSVVVAQQQTQGRGQRDHQFVSPIGGLYLSLLMPVRDPACFNAFQQTAAAGVALAETIQALLHYEVQLKWVNDVYNRRQKLAGILTEGYLDVTGRLSGVVVGVGLNFASTIETEHIGNLRALVVAQQVTINQFSAQYLNRLYTLLQLPALELTRRYQRWTPLVGRKLQSIAGQPVKGLSVSALKPDGTLILSNQQIVRIGQRVRFAD